Proteins encoded together in one Penicillium digitatum chromosome 1, complete sequence window:
- a CDS encoding AAA ATPase domain protein: protein MLWSRLAQPVRSYARQGLLRPLKIDCRVVIHTSKRFNSNPQNAGQMTPDPTDQNASDEGQGQGRNSDSDPSFKSTILKMLESAATTAASIAILGAAGYWYHQYYKYLILDKMDNAFNPGDPALEVAGVVSGKHKYRHEEHWVVRNEQSRIDDIVAGKQSGHYYLIIGEKGTGKTSMLLEAMRKINGNSCAMFEAHADLEIFRIRLGKALDYEFHEDYIGSLFSIRGPRDTTALLDIERAFNKLEKVALTRRRNGSTPLILIINSTHLVRDDHDGQDLLEIIQQRAEQWAASGLVTTILNSDDYWVYERLKRYATRMEVIPVTDLPKDKAMRALQKYRQQFYKETLPSEVLEQVYDKVGGRLSFLNRVAKSHDVMRTCDEICQAEKTWFLNKCWILGMEMDDDVMDQQKYASAAMVLAKALVDKEKEMESNYHQEQGHILPEIPLHEAREIMTRADFIQSYDHENIFTIDSQAVVRADSVPMQRAFQEICAIENFDKHLDGTLKRIGDIESLGRTRELTFKDLWDNGKYRVVVRDNRGRESGTVELAVAERESEDQD, encoded by the exons CTGCCGCGTTGTGATACATACATCCAAGCGGTTCAACTCAAACCCCCAGAACGCCGGTCAAATGACCCCGGACCCCACCGATCAGAATGCTTCGGATGAGGGCCAGGGCCAGGGCCGTAACAGCGATTCAGACCCCAGTTTCAAATCTACGATTCTTAAGATGCTTGAATCTGCAGCAACCACGGCGGCATCAATTGCCATTCTAGG TGCGGCCGGATACTGGTATCATCAATACTACAAGTACTTGATCTTGGACAAGATGGACAATGCGTTCAACCCAGGCGATCCTGCCCTCGAGGTTGCGGGTGTTGTGTCCGGAAAGCACAAGTACCGCCATGAGGAACATTGGGTTGTTCGCAACGAGCAATCCAGAATTGACGACATTGTAGCAGGGAAACAAAGTGGCCACTACTATCTAATAATTGGTGAAAAGGGTACGGGCAAGACTTCGATGCTTTTGGAGGCCATGCGCAAGATTAATGGCAACAGCTGTGCGATGTTTGAAGCGCATGCTGATCTCGAAATCTTCCGAATTCGACTGGGCAAAGCTTTGGACTACGAGTTCCATGAGGA CTATATCGGCAGCCTTTTTAGCATCCGTGGACCAAGGGACACTACCGCTCTCTTGGACATTGAACGCGCCTTCAACAAGCTAGAGAAAGTGGCTCTCACCAGAAGGCGGAATGGATCAACTCCTCTTATTCTGATCATCAACAGTACCCATTTAGTTCGAGACGACCACGACGGACAGGATTTGCTAGAGATTATCCAGCAGCGTGCCGAGCAATGGGCTGCTAGTGGTCTCGTTACAACAA TTCTTAACAGTGATGACTATTGGGTATACGAACGCTTGAAGCGTTATGCAACCCGCATGGAGGTCATTCCCGTGACAGATCTACCTAAGGACAAGGCGATGAGAGCTTTGCAGAAATATCGCCAGCAATTCTACAAAGAGACACTTCCATCCGAGGTCCTCGAGCAAGTTTATGACAAAGTCGGCGGTCGACTATCCTTCTTGAACCGCGTGGCCAAGTCTCATGATGTTATGAGGACCTGTGATGAGATTTGCCAAGCCGAAAAAACATGGTTCCTAAACAAGTGCTGGATCCTCGGAATGGAGATGGATGATGATGTGATGGACCAGCAGAAGTACGCT TCTGCCGCTATGGTTCTGGCGAAAGCGCTGGTagacaaagaaaaagagatggAGTCAAACTACCaccaagaacaaggccaCATCCTGCCCGAAATCCCGCTCCATGAAGCGCGCGAGATCATGACCCGTGCCGACTTCATCCAATCCTATGATCACGAAAATATCTTCACCATTGATTCGCAAGCCGTGGTGCGTGCTGACTCAGTACCCATGCAACGTGCCTTCCAAGAAATCTGTGCTATAGAGAACTTCGACAAGCACCTGGACGGAACATTGAAGCGCATTGGTGACATTGAGAGTCTTGGCCGTACTCGCGAATTGACTTTCAAAGATCTCTGGGACAACGGCAAGTATCGCGTCGTTGTACGAGACAACCGCGGACGGGAGAGTGGGACAGTTGAACTTGCTGTGGCGGAACGTGAAAGTGAAGATCAAGATTAG